Genomic segment of Methanobrevibacter sp.:
ATAAGTTTTCCCCGTTAAGGATTCTTATTTTAAATCTTGCAATAATTGCAGTCTGCACATCTTTTGGATTTGTATTCTGTTCAATATTAATCGGTAATTATAATACTGCAAATTAATCTAGTGATATTTATGAAAATAGCAACAATTTTAGGAACAAGGCCAGAAATCATTAAAATGGCACCAATTATTGATGAAATATCAAAAAGAGGCATTGATCAGATTGTTTTACATACTGGTCAGCATTATGACAAGGAAATGTCTGATAATTTCTTTAGAGATTTGGAAATACCTACTCCGGATTATAATATTCATGTTGGATCAGGCACTCATGGAAAACAAACAGGGCTGATGATGCAAGGGATTGAGGAAGTTCTTTTAGAAGAAAAACCTGATATTGTACTTGTTCAGGGAGATACAAATGCAGTTTTAGCAGGTGCGCTTGTTGCATCTAAACTGCACATTGCAATAGGTCACGTTGAAGCGGGACTTCGCTCATTTGACATGACTATGCCTGAAGAGGTGAATCGTAGGGTGGCAGATGTAACTTCCGCAATGTATTTCATTCCAACAGAACAATCAGCAATCAATCTTTTGGCTGAAGGATTTTCACATGAAAACTTGATTATCACAGGAAACACTGTTGTTGATGCCTGTTTTAGACACTTGGAAATTGCTAAAAAAAGAGGTTTTGAAGAGGAATCTCTTGCAAGTTTGGATATTGAGAATATGGATAATATCTTAACATTGACCATGCATAGGGCAGAAAACGTTGATGTTAAGGAGAGGGTGATTAATATAATCGGCGCTTTAAAGGAATTAAGTGACATGAACATTATTTTCCCTATTCATCCAAGAACTAAAAATACTCTTGAAAACTTTGGACTTTTTGATGAATTGAATGACCTTGAACATGTTCATATTGTAAAGCCTTTAGGATACTTGGATTTCCTGCTTTTAACTTCCAAATCTACACTAATATTAACAGATTCTGGCGGGCTTCAGGAAGAGGCAATCACACTGGATGTTCCTGCATTAACATTAAGATACAATACTGAACGTCCAGAAACTGTAACTGCTGGAGGAAATATTCTTGTCGGTTCCAATAAGCAAGCAATCCTTGAAAATGCAAACAGAATATTGAATGATAAGGAATTTGCAGAAAAAATGAGAAATGCACCAAACCCTTATGGTATGGGGGATTCAGCTAAATTGACTGTTGATGCAATTGAGGATTATTATGAAAGAGGATTGTTGAACATCACTGCTCCGGAAGACATAATGACTTCATTTACACGAAAAATGGCAAATGTCACTGAAGACATAACTGTTGGTGAATTTGAAGAAAATGAAAATGCATTGATTCATATGGTGTATGATGGTGATGAAATGCGTTTTCCAGCAGAAGATTTGAACTTAAATGGAATGATGATTACTTATGACAAAAGAGAATGATTCAATATTGGTATTTGAATATTTCACTGCTTCCGGTGAAAAGGACAAATGTATAATTTCAGAAGCTGAAGAGCTTATTTTTGCACTTTTAAATGATTTGTCTGATTTTGAAATTGATTTGGTCATAAACAGATCATATGAAAAAACCGTTGAAAAATATGAAAATGTCAATCCAATACTCATTGATGAAAACATTATCGATTGGCTTTCAGACAATGCAGTAAACTATAATAAAGCGATTTTCATAGCTGCAGAAAACGACAATAATCTCTACAATATTACAAAGATTTTACAAGACAGCAATGTTATGACATACACTTCATCTGCTGAAGCTTGCCTTAAAACATCAGATAAGTATGAAACATATGAGTCTCTTCCGCTTAATGTGCCTCAGCCAAGATCATTCAGAATTAAGATTGACCCAAAGGGATACTGGAAAAGGGCAATCGAAAACCTTCATGAAAAATGGCAGTCAGAAGACCCATTGACTCCATTGAAACTGATAATAAAACCGTTGATGGGCGTGGATTGTGAAGATATTGTAATTATAGAAAAGATTGAGGATTTAACCATTGATTTGGATAAGATATTCAAGCCGGGCTCACGTGTTCTTGTTCAGGAATATATTGATGGAGTTGACATCAGCGTCAGTTTAATCTCAGATGGCAAAAAGGCAATTCCAATCAGCTTAAACCAGCAGTTTGTTGAACTCAAAGATGATAAGGGAAGATATCTTGGAGGTAAAATACCTTATCAGAATAAATTTAAAGATGAGGCTTTTGAAATTGCAGTTAATGCAGTTGAGGCAATTAAGGGTCTTAAAGGATTTGTCGGTGTTGATTTGATAAT
This window contains:
- the wecB gene encoding non-hydrolyzing UDP-N-acetylglucosamine 2-epimerase, producing MKIATILGTRPEIIKMAPIIDEISKRGIDQIVLHTGQHYDKEMSDNFFRDLEIPTPDYNIHVGSGTHGKQTGLMMQGIEEVLLEEKPDIVLVQGDTNAVLAGALVASKLHIAIGHVEAGLRSFDMTMPEEVNRRVADVTSAMYFIPTEQSAINLLAEGFSHENLIITGNTVVDACFRHLEIAKKRGFEEESLASLDIENMDNILTLTMHRAENVDVKERVINIIGALKELSDMNIIFPIHPRTKNTLENFGLFDELNDLEHVHIVKPLGYLDFLLLTSKSTLILTDSGGLQEEAITLDVPALTLRYNTERPETVTAGGNILVGSNKQAILENANRILNDKEFAEKMRNAPNPYGMGDSAKLTVDAIEDYYERGLLNITAPEDIMTSFTRKMANVTEDITVGEFEENENALIHMVYDGDEMRFPAEDLNLNGMMITYDKRE
- a CDS encoding ATP-grasp domain-containing protein → MTKENDSILVFEYFTASGEKDKCIISEAEELIFALLNDLSDFEIDLVINRSYEKTVEKYENVNPILIDENIIDWLSDNAVNYNKAIFIAAENDNNLYNITKILQDSNVMTYTSSAEACLKTSDKYETYESLPLNVPQPRSFRIKIDPKGYWKRAIENLHEKWQSEDPLTPLKLIIKPLMGVDCEDIVIIEKIEDLTIDLDKIFKPGSRVLVQEYIDGVDISVSLISDGKKAIPISLNQQFVELKDDKGRYLGGKIPYQNKFKDEAFEIAVNAVEAIKGLKGFVGVDLIINNDEKDIYSVYLLEINSRFTTPYVGLAKITNFNIAKSIIDVIDGKTTIDDLDISLDGEVEFKKSGESLEIRRI